One Theropithecus gelada isolate Dixy chromosome 20, Tgel_1.0, whole genome shotgun sequence DNA segment encodes these proteins:
- the WDR24 gene encoding GATOR complex protein WDR24 isoform X1 codes for MEKMSRVTTALGGSVLTGRTMHCHLDAPANAISVCRDAAQVVVAGRSIFKIYAIEEEQFVEKLNLRVGRKPSLNLSCADVVWHQMDENLLATAATNGVVVTWNLGRPSRNKQDQLFTEHKRTVNKVCFHPTEAHVLLSGSQDGFMKCFDLRRKDSVSTFSGQSESVRDVQFSIRDYFTFASTFENGNVQLWDIRRPDRCERMFTAHNGPVFCCDWHPEDRGWLATGGRDKMVKVWDMTTHRAKEMHCVQTIASVARVKWRPECRHHLATCSMMVDHNIYVWDVRRPFVPAAMFEEHRDVTTGIAWRHPHDPSFLLSGSKDSSLCQHLFRDASQPVERANPEGLCYGLFGDLAFAAKESLVAAESGRKPYTGDRRHPIFFKRKLDPAEPFAGLASSALSVFETEPGGGGMRWFVDTAERYALAGRPLAELCDHNAKVARELGRNQVAQTWTMLRIIYCSPGLVPTANLNHSVGKGGSCGLPLMNSFNLKDMAPGLGSEARLDRSKGDARSDTVLLDSSATLITNEDNEETEGSDVPADYLLGDVEGEEDELYLLDPEHAHPEEPECVLPQEAFPLRHEIVDTPPGPEHLQDKADSPHVSGSEADVASLAPVDSSFSLLSVSHALYDSRLPPDFFSVLVRDMLHFYAEQGDVQMAVSVLIILGERVRKDIDEQTQEHWYTSYIDLLQRFRLWNVSNEVVKLSTSRAVSCLNQASTTLHVNCSHCKRPMSSRGWVCDRWGSGVGSWGRGLQAAQEPPLRRPPSCPPPGATAALACVPSATTWSRVCSCGARAAATAATCSTS; via the exons ATGGAGAAGATGTCCCGTGTGACCACAGCCCTGGGTGGCAGCGTGCTGACGGGTCGCACCATGCATTGCCACCTGGATGCTCCCGCCAATGCCATCAGTGTGTGCCGTGACGCAGCCCAGGTGGTCGTGGCAGGCCGTAGCATCTTCAAGATCTATGCCATCGAGGAGGAACAGTTCGTGGAGAAGCTGAACCTGCGTGTGGGGCGTAAGCCTTCACTTAATCTGAGCTGCGCTGACGTGGTGTGGCACCAGATGGATGAGAACCTGCTGGCCACAGCAGCCACCAATGGTGTGGTGGTCACGTGGAACCTGGGCCGGCCGTCCCGCAACAAGCAGGACCAGCTGTTCACAGAACACAAGCGCACGGTGAACAAAGTGTGCTTCCACCCCACTGAAGCCCATGTGCTGCTCAGTGGCTCCCAGGATGGCTTCATGAAGTGCTTTGACCTCCGCAGGAAGGACTCTGTCAGCACCTTCTCGG GCCAGTCTGAGAGCGTGCGGGACGTGCAGTTCAGTATCCGGGACTACTTCACCTTTGCTTCCACCTTCGAGAATGGCAACGTGCAGCTCTGGGACATCCGGCGTCCCGACCGGTGTGAGAGGATGTTCACAGCCCACAATGGACCCGTCTTCTGCTGCGACTGGCACCCCGAGGATAG GGGCTGGTTGGCCACAGGAGGGCGCGACAAGATGGTGAAGGTCTGGGACATGACCACACATCGTGCCAAGGAGATGCACTGTGTGCAGACCATCGCCTCAGTGGCCCGTGTCAAGTGGCGGCCTGAGTGCCGCCACCACCTGGCCACGTGCTCCATGATGGTGGACCACAACATCTACGTCTGGGATGTGCGCCGGCCCTTCGTGCCAGCTGCCATGTTTGAGGAGCACCGAGACGTCACTACGGGAATCGCCTGGCGCCACCCCCACGACCCCTCCTTCCTGCTGTCTGGCTCCAAGGACAGCTCACTGTGCCAGCACCTGTTCCGCGATGCCAGCCAGCCTGTCGAGCGTGCCAACCCTGAGGGCCTCTGCTATGGCCTCTTCGGGGACCTGGCCTTCGCCGCCAAGGAAAGCCTGGTGGCTGCCGAGTCGGGGCGCAAGCCCTACACTGGCGACCGGCGCCACCCCATCTTCTTTAAGCGCAAGCTGGACCCTGCCGAGCCCTTCGCAGGCCTGGCCTCCAGCGCCCTCAGTGTCTTTGAGACAGAGCCGGGTGGCGGCGGCATGCGCTGGTTTGTAGACACAGCTGAGCGTTACGCGCTGGCTGGCCGGCCACTGGCAGAGCTCTGTGACCACAATGCAAAGGTGGCTCGAGAGCTTGGCCGCAACCAG GTGGCGCAAACGTGGACCATGCTGCGGATCATCTACTGCAGCCCTGGCCTGGTGCCCACTGCGAACCTCAACCACAGCGTGGGCAAGGGTGGCTCCTGTGGCCTGCCCCTCATGAACAG TTTCAATCTGAAGGATATGGCCCCAGGGTTGGGCAGTGAGGCGCGGCTGGACCGCAGCAAAGGAGATGCACGGAGCGATACAGTTCTGCTCGACTCCTCGGCCACACTCATCACCAACGAGG ATAACGAGGAAACCGAGGGCAGCGACGTACCTGCCGACTACCTGCTGGGTGATGTGGAGGGTGAGGAGGACGAGCTGTACCTGCTGGATCCAGAACACGCGCACC CCGAGGAGCCTGAGTGTGTGCTGCCGCAGGAGGCCTTTCCACTGCGCCACGAGATCGTGGACACGCCTCCCGGGCCCGAGCACCTGCAGGACAAGGCCGACTCCCCGCACGTGAGCGGCAGCGAGGCGGATGTGGCCTCCCTGGCCCCCGTGGACTCCTCTTTCTCGCTCCTGTCTGTCTCACACGCACTTTACGACAGCCGCCTGCCACCTGACTTCTTCAGCGTGCTGGTGCGTGACATGCTGCATTTCTACGCTGAGCAGGGCGATGTGCAGATGGCTGTATCTGTGCTCATTATCCTGGGTGAACGGGTGCGCAAGGACATCGACGAGCAGACCCAG GAGCACTGGTACACTTCCTACATCGACCTACTGCAGCGCTTCCGCCTCTGGAACGTGTCCAACGAGGTGGTCAAGCTGAGCACTAGCCGCGCCGTCAGCTGCCTCAACCAGGCCTCCACCACCCTGCACGTCAACTGCAGCCACTGCAAGCGGCCCATGAGCAGCCGGGGCTGGGTCTGCGACAGGTGGGGCAGTGGGGTTGGGAGCTGGGGCAGGGGCCTGCAGGCAGCGCAGGAGCCCCCGCTCAGGCGCCCTCCCTCCTGCCCGCCCCCAGGTGCCACCGCTGCGCTAGCATGTGTGCCGTCTGCCACCACGTGGTCAAGGGTCTGTTCGTGTGGTGCCAGGGCTGCAGCCACGGCGGCCACCTGCAGCACATCATGA
- the WDR24 gene encoding GATOR complex protein WDR24 isoform X2: MEKMSRVTTALGGSVLTGRTMHCHLDAPANAISVCRDAAQVVVAGRSIFKIYAIEEEQFVEKLNLRVGRKPSLNLSCADVVWHQMDENLLATAATNGVVVTWNLGRPSRNKQDQLFTEHKRTVNKVCFHPTEAHVLLSGSQDGFMKCFDLRRKDSVSTFSGQSESVRDVQFSIRDYFTFASTFENGNVQLWDIRRPDRCERMFTAHNGPVFCCDWHPEDRGWLATGGRDKMVKVWDMTTHRAKEMHCVQTIASVARVKWRPECRHHLATCSMMVDHNIYVWDVRRPFVPAAMFEEHRDVTTGIAWRHPHDPSFLLSGSKDSSLCQHLFRDASQPVERANPEGLCYGLFGDLAFAAKESLVAAESGRKPYTGDRRHPIFFKRKLDPAEPFAGLASSALSVFETEPGGGGMRWFVDTAERYALAGRPLAELCDHNAKVARELGRNQVAQTWTMLRIIYCSPGLVPTANLNHSVGKGGSCGLPLMNSFNLKDMAPGLGSEARLDRSKGDARSDTVLLDSSATLITNEDNEETEGSDVPADYLLGDVEGEEDELYLLDPEHAHPEEPECVLPQEAFPLRHEIVDTPPGPEHLQDKADSPHVSGSEADVASLAPVDSSFSLLSVSHALYDSRLPPDFFSVLVRDMLHFYAEQGDVQMAVSVLIILGERVRKDIDEQTQEHWYTSYIDLLQRFRLWNVSNEVVKLSTSRAVSCLNQASTTLHVNCSHCKRPMSSRGWVCDRCHRCASMCAVCHHVVKGLFVWCQGCSHGGHLQHIMKWLEGSSHCPAGCGHLCEYS, encoded by the exons ATGGAGAAGATGTCCCGTGTGACCACAGCCCTGGGTGGCAGCGTGCTGACGGGTCGCACCATGCATTGCCACCTGGATGCTCCCGCCAATGCCATCAGTGTGTGCCGTGACGCAGCCCAGGTGGTCGTGGCAGGCCGTAGCATCTTCAAGATCTATGCCATCGAGGAGGAACAGTTCGTGGAGAAGCTGAACCTGCGTGTGGGGCGTAAGCCTTCACTTAATCTGAGCTGCGCTGACGTGGTGTGGCACCAGATGGATGAGAACCTGCTGGCCACAGCAGCCACCAATGGTGTGGTGGTCACGTGGAACCTGGGCCGGCCGTCCCGCAACAAGCAGGACCAGCTGTTCACAGAACACAAGCGCACGGTGAACAAAGTGTGCTTCCACCCCACTGAAGCCCATGTGCTGCTCAGTGGCTCCCAGGATGGCTTCATGAAGTGCTTTGACCTCCGCAGGAAGGACTCTGTCAGCACCTTCTCGG GCCAGTCTGAGAGCGTGCGGGACGTGCAGTTCAGTATCCGGGACTACTTCACCTTTGCTTCCACCTTCGAGAATGGCAACGTGCAGCTCTGGGACATCCGGCGTCCCGACCGGTGTGAGAGGATGTTCACAGCCCACAATGGACCCGTCTTCTGCTGCGACTGGCACCCCGAGGATAG GGGCTGGTTGGCCACAGGAGGGCGCGACAAGATGGTGAAGGTCTGGGACATGACCACACATCGTGCCAAGGAGATGCACTGTGTGCAGACCATCGCCTCAGTGGCCCGTGTCAAGTGGCGGCCTGAGTGCCGCCACCACCTGGCCACGTGCTCCATGATGGTGGACCACAACATCTACGTCTGGGATGTGCGCCGGCCCTTCGTGCCAGCTGCCATGTTTGAGGAGCACCGAGACGTCACTACGGGAATCGCCTGGCGCCACCCCCACGACCCCTCCTTCCTGCTGTCTGGCTCCAAGGACAGCTCACTGTGCCAGCACCTGTTCCGCGATGCCAGCCAGCCTGTCGAGCGTGCCAACCCTGAGGGCCTCTGCTATGGCCTCTTCGGGGACCTGGCCTTCGCCGCCAAGGAAAGCCTGGTGGCTGCCGAGTCGGGGCGCAAGCCCTACACTGGCGACCGGCGCCACCCCATCTTCTTTAAGCGCAAGCTGGACCCTGCCGAGCCCTTCGCAGGCCTGGCCTCCAGCGCCCTCAGTGTCTTTGAGACAGAGCCGGGTGGCGGCGGCATGCGCTGGTTTGTAGACACAGCTGAGCGTTACGCGCTGGCTGGCCGGCCACTGGCAGAGCTCTGTGACCACAATGCAAAGGTGGCTCGAGAGCTTGGCCGCAACCAG GTGGCGCAAACGTGGACCATGCTGCGGATCATCTACTGCAGCCCTGGCCTGGTGCCCACTGCGAACCTCAACCACAGCGTGGGCAAGGGTGGCTCCTGTGGCCTGCCCCTCATGAACAG TTTCAATCTGAAGGATATGGCCCCAGGGTTGGGCAGTGAGGCGCGGCTGGACCGCAGCAAAGGAGATGCACGGAGCGATACAGTTCTGCTCGACTCCTCGGCCACACTCATCACCAACGAGG ATAACGAGGAAACCGAGGGCAGCGACGTACCTGCCGACTACCTGCTGGGTGATGTGGAGGGTGAGGAGGACGAGCTGTACCTGCTGGATCCAGAACACGCGCACC CCGAGGAGCCTGAGTGTGTGCTGCCGCAGGAGGCCTTTCCACTGCGCCACGAGATCGTGGACACGCCTCCCGGGCCCGAGCACCTGCAGGACAAGGCCGACTCCCCGCACGTGAGCGGCAGCGAGGCGGATGTGGCCTCCCTGGCCCCCGTGGACTCCTCTTTCTCGCTCCTGTCTGTCTCACACGCACTTTACGACAGCCGCCTGCCACCTGACTTCTTCAGCGTGCTGGTGCGTGACATGCTGCATTTCTACGCTGAGCAGGGCGATGTGCAGATGGCTGTATCTGTGCTCATTATCCTGGGTGAACGGGTGCGCAAGGACATCGACGAGCAGACCCAG GAGCACTGGTACACTTCCTACATCGACCTACTGCAGCGCTTCCGCCTCTGGAACGTGTCCAACGAGGTGGTCAAGCTGAGCACTAGCCGCGCCGTCAGCTGCCTCAACCAGGCCTCCACCACCCTGCACGTCAACTGCAGCCACTGCAAGCGGCCCATGAGCAGCCGGGGCTGGGTCTGCGACAG GTGCCACCGCTGCGCTAGCATGTGTGCCGTCTGCCACCACGTGGTCAAGGGTCTGTTCGTGTGGTGCCAGGGCTGCAGCCACGGCGGCCACCTGCAGCACATCATGAAATGGCTGGAAGGCAGCTCCCACTGTCCCGCGGGCTGCGGCCACCTCTGCGAGTACTCCTGA